A genomic stretch from Oryzias latipes chromosome 24, ASM223467v1 includes:
- the LOC101166024 gene encoding hydroxycarboxylic acid receptor 2-like has protein sequence MENNLSISDDHQDKDCDATHQEIYKFFAGVMILIFILALPLNGSVLHLFIFKLKFWKSNTNNVFLFNLVLADMLLLFCLPIKSYNFIMGERRSGNDVTCKAMLFMFLLNRGASIAFLAVTSIDRYFNVVHPGRKNLLRALKRSPQISVLIWLLLLPLTIPPMMKTFQCCKSLKNHGENGTTTKDVVDSLTEVVFFTQILIPFSILVYCTARIVNRLRRKTVGDRTKLKRAVILVTTVMVVFSLCFLPCTIARMILLIVRVQDMSQQIQDQADVVFDGLLVLSYMDCLLDPLVYCFSSTKFKALYLSTYFPFLVQTAVRRADGSMRKSAQPLSCKRDSVVLDS, from the exons atggaaaacaacCTGAGTATCTCTGATGATCATCAGGATAAGGACTGCGACGCCACACACCAGGAAATCTACAAGTTCTTTGCAGGTGTGATGATCCTGATCTTCATCTTGGCTCTGCCTCTGAACGGATCTGTCCTCCACCTTTTCATATTCAAGCTCAAGTTCTGGAAATCAAACACCAACAACGTCTTCCTCTTCAACCTGGTGCTGGCCGACATGCTGCTGCTTTTCTGTCTGCCTATCAAGTCCTACAACTTCATAATGGGGGAGAGGAGGAGCGGGAACGATGTGACGTGCAAAGCAATGCTCTTCATGTTCCTTCTGAACCGGGGCGCCAGCATCGCCTTCCTCGCCGTCACCTCCATCGACCGCTACTTTAACGTGGTGCACCCTGGACGGAAGAACCTCCTGAGGGCGCTCAAGAGGTCTCCCCAGATTTCAGTCCTCATCTGGCTTTTGCTCCTCCCCCTCACTATTCCGCCCATGATGAAGACCTTTCAGTGCTGCAAAAGCCTGAAGAATCACGGTGAAAATGGCACCACAACGAAG GACGTGGTGGACAGCCTCACCGAGGTGGTCTTCTTCACCCAGATCCTCATCCCTTTCTCCATCCTGGTCTACTGCACCGCCCGCATCGTGAACCGGCTCAGGAGAAAGACGGTTGGGGACAGGACCAAGCTGAAGAGAGCCGTGATCCTGGTGACCACCGTCATGGTGGTCTTCTCCCTCTGCTTCCTGCCCTGCACCATCGCCCGGATGATTCTGCTGATAGTTCGGGTCCAGGACATGAGCCAGCAGATCCAGGACCAAGCAGATGTGGTCTTTGACGGCCTCCTGGTCCTGTCCTACATGGACTGTCTGCTGGATCCGCTGGTCTACTGCTTCTCCAGCACCAAGTTCAAGGCTCTGTACCTCTCCACGTATTTCCCGTTTTTAGTCCAAACGGCAGTGAGGCGAGCAGACGGCTCCATGAGAAAATCAGCTCAACCTTTATCCtgcaaaagggattcagtggtgCTGGACAGCTGA